A stretch of the Oncorhynchus clarkii lewisi isolate Uvic-CL-2024 chromosome 9, UVic_Ocla_1.0, whole genome shotgun sequence genome encodes the following:
- the LOC139416588 gene encoding NAD kinase-like isoform X5: MQTAMKFNQCVQPQAPENSDNKVWKWHIQDPASQRLTWNKPPKSVLVIKKIQDASLLQPFKELCVFLTEKNMIVYVERKVLADPVIQADESFAAVIQKFCTFREDLDDISNRVDFIICLGGDGTLLYASSLFQKSVPPVMSFHLGSLGFLTPFNIDTYQSQVTQIIEGNAAIILRSRLRVVKESQEKIARVDKKGIIMTNGDSEGSRKAMQYQVLNEVVVDRGPFSYLSNVDLFLDGHLITTVQGDGVIVSTPTGSTAYAGAAGASMIHPNVPAIMITPICPHSLSFRPIVVPAGVELKIMLSRDSRNTAWVSFDGRKRQEICHGDKCVTFWPLSHRNLPPSQNTTKQKLINMEDSLMNSTQSSSNSRKHYHHYFLLPRSLHLFPGSRERLVREPGTMFTLECEKEAELP; the protein is encoded by the exons ATGCAGACAGCCATGaaattcaaccagtgtgtgcaaCCGCAAGCTCCGGAGAACAGCGACAACAAAGTGTGGAAATG GCACATTCAGGACCCAGCCAGCCAGAGACTGACGTGGAACAAGCCTCCCAAAAGTGTCCTTGTCATCAAGAAGATCCAGGATGCCAGTCTACTGCAGCCGTTCAAAgagctctgtgtgtttctcacAGAG AAAAACATGATTGTTTACGTGGAGAGGAAGGTTCTGGCGGACCCAGTCATCCAGGCCGATGAGAGCTTTGCGGCCGTCATCCAGAAGTTCTGCACCTTCAGAGAAG ATCTCGATGACATTTCCAATCGAGTGGACTTCATCATCTGTCTTGGTGGAGATGGGACCTTACTTTACGCATCGTCACTCTTCCAG AAGAGTGTTCCACCTGTTATGTCCTTCCACTTGGGTTCTCTGGGCTTCCTCACGCCTTTCAACATTGACACGTACCAGTCTCAGGTCACCCAAATCATTGAGG GTAACGCCGCCATCATCCTGCGCAGTCGCCTGCGAGTGGTGAAGGAGAGCCAAGAGAAGATCGCCCGGGTGGACAAGAAGGGCATCATCATGACCAACGGAGACAGCGAGGGCAGCCGCAAAGCCATGCAGTACCAG GTGCTGAATGAGGTGGTGGTGGACAGAGGCCCGTTCTCCTACCTTTCCAACGTGGACCTCTTCTTAGACGGACACCTCATCACCACGGTACAGGGAGACG GTGTGATCGTGTCGACTCCTACGGGCAGCACTGCGTACGCGGGAGCAGCCGGAGCCTCCATGATTCACCCCAACGTGCCGGCCATCATGATCACCCCCATCTGCCCACACTCACTGTCCTTCAGACCCATAGTGGTGCCTGCTGGGGTGGAActcaag ATCATGCTGTCACGTGACTCCAGGAATACAGCCTGGGTGTCATTCGATGGGAGGAAGAGACAAGAGATCTGCCATGGAGACAAGTGCGTGACCTTTTGGCCCCTCAGTCATCGCAACCTCCCCCCTAGTCAAAATACCACCAAACAAAAGCTGATAAACATGGAAGATAGCCTGATGAACTCAACCCAAAGCTCATCTAACTCCCGCAAG CATTACCATCACTACTTCCTGCTTCCCCGTTCCCTCCATCTGTTTCCAGGATCCCGTGAACGACTGGTTCGAGAGCCTGGCACAATGTTTACACTGGAATGTGAGAAAGAAGCAGAACTACCTTAG
- the LOC139416588 gene encoding NAD kinase-like isoform X6 — protein sequence MLQNPHAVMHIQDPASQRLTWNKPPKSVLVIKKIQDASLLQPFKELCVFLTEKNMIVYVERKVLADPVIQADESFAAVIQKFCTFREDLDDISNRVDFIICLGGDGTLLYASSLFQKSVPPVMSFHLGSLGFLTPFNIDTYQSQVTQIIEGNAAIILRSRLRVVKESQEKIARVDKKGIIMTNGDSEGSRKAMQYQVLNEVVVDRGPFSYLSNVDLFLDGHLITTVQGDGVIVSTPTGSTAYAGAAGASMIHPNVPAIMITPICPHSLSFRPIVVPAGVELKIMLSRDSRNTAWVSFDGRKRQEICHGDKCVTFWPLSHRNLPPSQNTTKQKLINMEDSLMNSTQSSSNSRKHYHHYFLLPRSLHLFPGSRERLVREPGTMFTLECEKEAELP from the exons GCACATTCAGGACCCAGCCAGCCAGAGACTGACGTGGAACAAGCCTCCCAAAAGTGTCCTTGTCATCAAGAAGATCCAGGATGCCAGTCTACTGCAGCCGTTCAAAgagctctgtgtgtttctcacAGAG AAAAACATGATTGTTTACGTGGAGAGGAAGGTTCTGGCGGACCCAGTCATCCAGGCCGATGAGAGCTTTGCGGCCGTCATCCAGAAGTTCTGCACCTTCAGAGAAG ATCTCGATGACATTTCCAATCGAGTGGACTTCATCATCTGTCTTGGTGGAGATGGGACCTTACTTTACGCATCGTCACTCTTCCAG AAGAGTGTTCCACCTGTTATGTCCTTCCACTTGGGTTCTCTGGGCTTCCTCACGCCTTTCAACATTGACACGTACCAGTCTCAGGTCACCCAAATCATTGAGG GTAACGCCGCCATCATCCTGCGCAGTCGCCTGCGAGTGGTGAAGGAGAGCCAAGAGAAGATCGCCCGGGTGGACAAGAAGGGCATCATCATGACCAACGGAGACAGCGAGGGCAGCCGCAAAGCCATGCAGTACCAG GTGCTGAATGAGGTGGTGGTGGACAGAGGCCCGTTCTCCTACCTTTCCAACGTGGACCTCTTCTTAGACGGACACCTCATCACCACGGTACAGGGAGACG GTGTGATCGTGTCGACTCCTACGGGCAGCACTGCGTACGCGGGAGCAGCCGGAGCCTCCATGATTCACCCCAACGTGCCGGCCATCATGATCACCCCCATCTGCCCACACTCACTGTCCTTCAGACCCATAGTGGTGCCTGCTGGGGTGGAActcaag ATCATGCTGTCACGTGACTCCAGGAATACAGCCTGGGTGTCATTCGATGGGAGGAAGAGACAAGAGATCTGCCATGGAGACAAGTGCGTGACCTTTTGGCCCCTCAGTCATCGCAACCTCCCCCCTAGTCAAAATACCACCAAACAAAAGCTGATAAACATGGAAGATAGCCTGATGAACTCAACCCAAAGCTCATCTAACTCCCGCAAG CATTACCATCACTACTTCCTGCTTCCCCGTTCCCTCCATCTGTTTCCAGGATCCCGTGAACGACTGGTTCGAGAGCCTGGCACAATGTTTACACTGGAATGTGAGAAAGAAGCAGAACTACCTTAG